The following are encoded in a window of Haloarcula halophila genomic DNA:
- a CDS encoding DUF5786 family protein, with amino-acid sequence MGFGSYDESEQKDQDVDADDSEGVAVHENDHDGDVSFETEASTSDLVDKLGEMKDEDD; translated from the coding sequence ATGGGCTTTGGTAGCTACGACGAATCCGAACAGAAGGACCAGGACGTCGACGCGGACGACAGCGAGGGCGTCGCTGTCCACGAGAACGACCACGACGGCGACGTCTCCTTCGAGACGGAGGCCTCGACCTCCGACCTCGTCGACAAGCTCGGCGAGATGAAAGACGAGGACGACTAA
- a CDS encoding glutaredoxin family protein, which yields MSFEPEELSPAEVESTVQETIEDNEVALFMKGTALMPQCGYSRKALGLIQQHHEDVATVNVLQATDAFRESLSEYSGRETIPQTFVDGEFVGGSDILEQLDENGDLAETLNA from the coding sequence ATGTCGTTCGAACCCGAGGAACTCTCGCCGGCAGAAGTCGAATCGACTGTCCAGGAGACCATCGAGGACAACGAGGTCGCGCTGTTCATGAAGGGGACGGCGCTGATGCCACAGTGTGGTTACTCCCGGAAGGCGCTGGGACTCATCCAGCAACACCACGAGGACGTCGCGACCGTCAACGTCCTCCAGGCCACAGACGCGTTTCGCGAGTCGCTGTCGGAGTACAGCGGTCGCGAGACGATCCCCCAGACGTTCGTCGACGGTGAGTTCGTCGGCGGCAGCGACATTCTCGAACAGCTCGACGAGAACGGTGACCTGGCGGAGACGCTGAACGCCTGA